The Enterococcus rotai genome includes a window with the following:
- the yhfZ gene encoding GntR family transcriptional regulator YhfZ, which yields MQEEFLNKTGKAIQQLSGELILLSEGSRMPVISEFQEKYGMSRGTVQNALNYLKEEKIIRTVSQGRQGTILTTIDYQRLQKIVIEGPIRGTMPLPYSKTYEGFATGLYEVFHHAEIPLSMAYVRGSKDRMDLTSEKTMHFSIVSKLAAIQAIKAGSELEIFKDFGPRSYLSNHVMIFSNPKSSTIEDQMRVGIDHNSYDQQILTENATAGKKVEFIEVPSHQLIYSLEQGMIDVGIWNYDEIKDRKLDHLNYQFLEGSVEDDLASTAVCVVHKENLLLKKILMSVIDETNILSVQKQVLDGKMIPHY from the coding sequence ATGCAAGAGGAATTTCTAAATAAAACGGGAAAAGCAATTCAACAACTATCAGGTGAGTTGATTTTATTATCTGAAGGTAGCCGTATGCCTGTGATTTCAGAGTTTCAAGAAAAATATGGGATGTCACGGGGAACGGTTCAGAATGCTCTGAACTACTTGAAAGAGGAAAAAATAATTCGCACAGTAAGTCAAGGGCGTCAAGGAACAATTTTGACCACAATCGACTACCAACGATTACAAAAAATTGTGATCGAAGGACCGATTCGGGGGACAATGCCGTTACCATATTCCAAGACATACGAAGGGTTTGCTACCGGTTTATATGAAGTATTTCATCATGCAGAAATTCCTTTAAGCATGGCTTATGTCAGAGGTTCGAAAGACCGAATGGATTTGACAAGTGAAAAAACAATGCATTTTTCGATTGTCTCAAAATTAGCTGCGATCCAAGCAATAAAAGCAGGTAGTGAGCTGGAGATCTTTAAAGATTTTGGCCCACGCAGCTATTTGTCCAATCATGTAATGATCTTTTCAAATCCGAAAAGCTCTACAATTGAAGATCAAATGCGAGTGGGCATTGATCATAATTCATATGATCAACAGATTTTAACTGAAAACGCAACTGCTGGTAAAAAAGTTGAATTTATTGAAGTCCCAAGCCATCAATTGATTTATTCTCTAGAGCAAGGAATGATCGATGTGGGGATTTGGAACTATGATGAAATCAAGGATCGGAAATTAGACCATCTGAATTATCAGTTTCTTGAAGGCAGTGTGGAAGATGATTTAGCCAGCACAGCAGTTTGTGTCGTTCACAAAGAGAATCTACTATTAAAAAAAATACTGATGAGTGTGATAGATGAAACAAACATTTTATCGGTACAAAAGCAAGTATTGGACGGTAAAATGATCCCTCATTATTAA
- a CDS encoding aminotransferase class V-fold PLP-dependent enzyme gives MKTFPLETMNLEEATKKQFQIVDCVTRNFEGSEILTRGDLGVVPGFNQPITTNKVEHVLQDIFAAEAAMLVRGAGTMAIRLSLHAASKKYGKTVLVHDAPVYPTTQTSIDMLNLKTVVADFNRPERLESVIAENDIQLAIVQFTRQKPNDSYQPEAVIEQIKGQNKNIVIITDDNYSTLKVPKIGVECGADLSCFSTFKLLGPEGVGCIVGNAELIKELRKENYSGGLQVQGFEAIAVLQGLIYAPVALAISSQVSEEVAIRLNTGEVNGVKQAFIANAQSKVIIVEFDQPIAADVLKQAEKRGAAPNPVGAESKYEFVPMFYRLSGTFRAASPESTKTMIRINPMRAGADTIIRIIKESIEGN, from the coding sequence AGAAACAATGAATTTGGAAGAGGCCACTAAAAAGCAATTTCAAATTGTTGATTGTGTTACGAGAAACTTTGAAGGTTCGGAAATCTTAACACGTGGCGATTTAGGTGTTGTGCCAGGCTTTAATCAACCAATCACGACGAATAAAGTAGAACATGTCTTGCAAGATATTTTTGCAGCTGAAGCTGCTATGTTAGTGCGTGGCGCAGGAACGATGGCGATTCGCTTGTCCTTGCATGCGGCGAGTAAAAAATATGGAAAAACGGTACTGGTTCATGATGCACCTGTTTATCCAACGACTCAAACTTCTATTGATATGCTAAACTTGAAAACAGTTGTAGCAGATTTTAATCGACCAGAGAGACTGGAGTCTGTGATCGCCGAAAATGACATTCAACTAGCAATCGTTCAATTTACAAGACAAAAGCCGAATGATTCTTATCAACCAGAAGCCGTTATTGAACAAATAAAAGGACAAAATAAAAATATCGTAATCATTACAGATGACAATTATTCAACTTTAAAAGTACCAAAAATCGGTGTAGAGTGTGGTGCTGATTTATCTTGTTTCTCAACCTTTAAATTATTAGGTCCAGAAGGAGTAGGCTGTATTGTAGGCAACGCTGAGTTGATCAAAGAGTTACGCAAAGAAAATTATTCTGGCGGATTACAAGTACAGGGGTTTGAAGCAATCGCTGTGTTGCAAGGCTTGATTTATGCGCCAGTTGCTTTAGCGATTTCATCTCAAGTATCAGAAGAAGTGGCAATACGTTTAAATACAGGTGAAGTGAATGGGGTCAAACAAGCTTTTATCGCTAATGCCCAATCTAAAGTGATCATTGTAGAATTTGATCAGCCGATAGCCGCTGACGTGTTAAAACAAGCAGAAAAACGAGGAGCAGCCCCAAATCCAGTGGGAGCTGAATCAAAATATGAATTTGTACCGATGTTTTATCGACTTTCAGGAACCTTTCGAGCAGCGTCGCCAGAAAGTACAAAAACGATGATTCGAATCAATCCGATGAGAGCAGGTGCAGATACGATCATTAGAATTATAAAAGAGTCAATAGAAGGGAATTAA
- a CDS encoding PRD domain-containing protein, with protein sequence MIGKKLGILKESNLIDEETERFVLAVNSYLLEQNVIDSEEHLDMFLTHIAMADARQKKNEPVISMDEFILSEIQQDEKLAESKALWQELSRYSSTNFSSDELWFVYMHIINILKKEQ encoded by the coding sequence ATGATTGGAAAAAAATTAGGAATTTTAAAAGAGTCAAATCTGATAGATGAAGAGACAGAGCGATTTGTGTTAGCTGTGAATAGCTATTTGCTGGAACAAAATGTCATTGATAGTGAAGAGCATCTCGATATGTTTTTAACTCATATTGCTATGGCTGATGCGAGACAGAAAAAGAACGAACCTGTAATCAGCATGGATGAGTTTATCTTATCTGAGATTCAACAAGATGAGAAGCTAGCGGAGTCAAAGGCGTTATGGCAAGAATTGTCTCGGTATTCTTCAACAAATTTTAGTTCAGATGAGCTGTGGTTTGTCTATATGCATATTATTAATATATTGAAGAAAGAGCAGTAA
- a CDS encoding YhfX family PLP-dependent enzyme: MFLPMMKQANPELIDAGIYLHQTGQILPDTYVLDLDTIRVNGAVMLERANEMGIDLFFMLKQMGRNPLIAKELMAIGYRGAVVVDFKEALVMMDHQIPLCNVGHLVQIPDQLLEKIMVYGTEYITVFSIEKLEQINTIAKKIGIKQKVLLKVVAENDQMYDGQFGGFLLADLAEQSKVFHKFSAVEFSGITSFPCFLFDETYTTLSETNNVKTIEQARVILRQEGFAVPELNVPSASCSETFPFIKEIGGTQAEPGHALTGTTPLHAYKVQPEKPALVYVSEISHNFKGKSYFYGGGYYRRGHLHSTLIADTNVRVEDKVESFSDESIDYYLSTSTEHTIGATVIAAFRTQIFVTRSNVAVVKGISTGKPEIVGIFDSQGRRI, translated from the coding sequence TTGTTTCTACCGATGATGAAACAAGCTAATCCTGAGTTGATCGACGCAGGAATTTATTTACACCAAACAGGTCAGATTCTTCCCGATACCTATGTTTTAGATTTAGATACGATTCGTGTAAATGGTGCAGTAATGTTAGAACGTGCCAATGAAATGGGTATTGACCTATTTTTTATGTTGAAGCAAATGGGTCGAAATCCACTGATTGCAAAAGAATTAATGGCGATTGGTTATCGTGGTGCAGTGGTAGTTGATTTTAAAGAAGCTTTGGTTATGATGGATCATCAGATTCCGTTATGTAACGTGGGACACTTAGTTCAAATACCAGATCAGCTTTTAGAAAAAATTATGGTCTATGGGACAGAATATATTACCGTTTTTTCCATTGAAAAATTAGAACAAATCAATACCATAGCTAAAAAAATTGGCATTAAGCAAAAAGTCTTGTTAAAAGTAGTTGCAGAAAATGATCAAATGTACGACGGGCAGTTTGGCGGTTTTTTATTAGCAGATCTTGCCGAACAAAGTAAAGTATTTCATAAGTTCTCGGCAGTCGAGTTCAGTGGTATTACTTCTTTTCCCTGTTTTTTATTCGATGAAACGTACACGACATTATCGGAAACAAATAATGTGAAAACGATTGAACAGGCTAGAGTGATTTTGCGGCAAGAAGGGTTTGCGGTGCCAGAACTAAATGTTCCGTCTGCTTCATGTAGCGAAACCTTTCCATTTATCAAAGAAATCGGTGGAACACAAGCAGAGCCAGGCCATGCGCTAACTGGAACAACACCGTTACACGCGTATAAAGTACAACCAGAGAAACCGGCCTTAGTATATGTAAGTGAAATATCCCATAATTTTAAAGGGAAATCGTATTTCTATGGTGGTGGTTACTATCGTAGAGGACATTTACATTCAACCTTAATTGCTGACACTAATGTTCGTGTAGAGGACAAGGTCGAGTCGTTTTCAGATGAAAGTATCGATTATTATCTTTCTACTTCAACAGAACATACTATTGGAGCAACTGTGATTGCCGCTTTTCGTACACAAATTTTTGTCACGAGAAGCAATGTAGCAGTTGTAAAAGGAATTAGCACAGGTAAGCCAGAGATCGTCGGAATTTTTGATAGTCAAGGAAGAAGGATTTAA